CAGCATTTGCTAATGCCATACTCATTTCTCGTAATTCTACTTCTGCTTGTTTGCGTTGCGTAATATCAGTAGCGGTACCCAAAATTTGATGAGGTAAACCTTCAGGAGTTCTGCTAAAAACTATGTCTCGACTAATTAACCAACACCATTCTCCGTTAGCGTGTTGCATCCGATATTCGGTTTCAACTACATCTCCATCTTTGGCTTCTGCTAAACGTTTAAAATTGGCTTGGAGTTTTGGTAAATCTTCTGGATGAACAAGTTTCTTTGATATTCCTTCTATTTGTTGAATTTTTGCGGTGCTATAACCCAAAAGTTCTGTTATCTGTTGATTCACGTATATGTTGCGATCGGCAATTAAGTCATAAAGGTAGATAATTTCTGGTGTAGCATCGGCAATTTGTTGAAATAAACGTTGGTTTTCCCACAGGGCTTGTTTAACTATTTGTTGTTCAGTAATATCTTGATTAACAACTATTGCACCAATAATTTCTTGCCCATCGTTTTTTAAGGGAATAGCAGAATTCAAAATAGTTTTTCGAGAGCGATCGAAACGTTGTATATCGATGCATTCATTAAGAATAACTTCCCCCTTATTGATTGCTAAATATGGTGCCCATTCTTGAAATTCGATCGCTTTACCTGTATCTGTCCACCACGCTTTAAATTGATTAGTATTTAGGTTATCAGGAGTAGTTAATCCAAAGTTTAAATTTGCTAGATTAATATTCTCTTTCTTGATACCCCAAATTTGATAAGCAGCGGGATTTGCTTGTAAAATTTTTCCTTGTTTATCTGTAATCCAAACTCCTATGGGAATGGCATTTAAAACTTTTCGGAGTAATTCTTCTTGTTGAGATAAGGATTTTTGACGCTCTTTTAATAATACTTCTGCTTGTTTTCTTTCTGTAATATCTGTATGCGAACCAACCATTCTAATTGGCTCTCCGCGATCGTTCCATAGTGCTTGTCCTCGGTCTAAAATCCATTTGTAACTACCATCTTTACAAAGTATTCGATGTTCATTGATATAAAAAAGCGTTTTTTTATCAAAATGCTCGTTAATGGCTTGAATCACTTTAGGAAAGTCTTCTGGATGAACTCTAACTATCCATTCATCTAAATGGTTGGATATTTCATCATCTGTAAAACCAAGCATTTCTTTCCATCTAGCAGAGAAGAATACTTGGTTAGTTTCTAGGTTCCAATCCCAAATTCCATCATTATTTCCTCTTAATGCTAATTGCCATCTTTCTTCGCCTTCCTTGAGGGCAATTGCACTGCGTTTTATTGCTGTAACGTCACGAGCAGTTGCATAAATTAAACCTTCTTCAATTAAAGAAATACTTTTCCAAGACAGCCATTTATAAGAACCATCTTGACAGCGATAACGATTTTCAAAATCTCCTACGGGTAAGCCTTGCTTTAATTGTTCAACAACAGCAATAGTTGCTTTTTGATCTTCAGGATGTATAAAATTGAGGAAGGGTATTGCTAGGAGTTGTACTTGATTGTAACCTAATGTTTTTTCAAATTCTCGATTTATTTGTTTAAAATAGCCATCAAATCCAGCAATACAAATTAATTCTAAGGAAGTGGTAAAAAAGCGATCGCGTTCTAACGCTGCTTGTTTATATTCCGTTATATCATTGATTAAGCAACAGATTTTAACTAATTTTCCATTTTCCCATTCACCATGCCAATCAATTAAAATATATTTGATCGCTCCATTTTTACAACGAATTTTGGCTTCATTTTTCTGATTTGATTCATTGACAGCTATCTTTTGGAAAATCTCTTTTAATTGTTCTTTTTCTAAATAAAAATCAGCTATATTTTGACTAACATATTCTGACTGAGAATAACCCAATAGATTTAATATTGCTTGATTTGCCCAAATAATTACACCTTTTGCATTTAAATAATGTACTGCTGTGGGTGCGTTCTCGAAAAACTTAGTTAATTGATCTTGTTTCACGCTAATTTTGGTTTGCTTACTTTGATATTTGCCTTTGCTTTGTTTCGATTTATTAATGGTATACAGTAATTCTAAATTACTTATTAATTGACGAGCTAAAGCTTGTAGTGCCTCAATTTGTTCAATAGTAATTTTTCGGGGCTTTTGGTCAATTACAGCCAAAGTTCCGATCGCTTCTCCTCCTGATAGAATTAAAGGGATTCCTGCATAAAATCTCGCAAAAGGATAAGATATTACGGCTGGGTTATCTTGCGAACGTCGATCGTTTAAAGTATCAGCAATAATTACTAAGTCACGCTCTTGAAGACAAATTTGGCATAAACCTTCATTTTTAGCTATTTCTGTTAACTCTAGTCCTACAGTTGCTTGAAAATGCAGTTTGCCATCATCAATCAAATTAATCATCGCCATAGGTGTACGACAAATTTGCGCGGCTAACTGAACAATATCTTCAAATGCTAATTGAGCATCTTTACTCAGCATGAAATACTGATATGGCACTTCTAGTTTTTTTGCTGGATTGCTAGGTAGTGCTGATTTCATTTTTACTCTTCCCATAGAAGTGGTGTAGTATATCAAACATAATTTATGGAGATTTGGCTTTACTCGGTGAACAAGTTATGAGAGATTAAAATTCAGGTGCTCTACTTTATACAAAAAAAGTTATGCGCTATTTAGTTATTTAGTTAAAGGTGATTTGTTAGTCATAAATCTACTGGTAACTTGTTTTACCTTATTTTTATTTAAACTTACCTCAGTGATTACTCTAAGTTTAACCATTGTATTGAACTAACAAAAAACTTTATGATTGCTTTAAGTATATACACAGGATAATTTTTTGGGGGTGGTTGAGACAAAAAACTATATGGAAAAAGGAAATAGTTACAGATTTATGGAAAAATAACTTAGTCAACCAAGTTAAAAAAAGTAACAAATAAAGTTCGTAATCTAGGTTCTTACATTATATGAGTACTATTTGGACACGCCACCATATTATCTCCTTAGCCGATTTCTTACCAGCAGAGTACGATACAGTTTTGCAGACAGCGGCTAGTTTTCAAGAAGTACTCTCACGCCGGGTCAAAAAAGTACCAACACTGCAAGGACAGGTAGTAGCGAATTTGTTTTTTGAACCATCGACACGGACTCGTAACAGTTTTGAATTAGCAGCTAAGAGACTTTCAGCAGATACGCTGAGTTTTGCTCCAGCAACCTCTTCATTAACTAAAGGGGAAACGATTTTAGACACAGCGAAAACCTATCTAGCGATGGGCACTAATATTATGGTAATTCGTCATCGGGAAGCTGGGGTTCCACAAGCGATCGCAGATGAAATGGATCGATTACAATCACAAGTTAGTGTCCTGAATGCTGGCGATGGTCAACACGAACATCCCTCACAAGCATTATTAGATTTATTTACAATTTGTTCTGTATTAGATGCAAAACAACCAAGAATTGAACTGTTACAAAATAAAAAAGTTACAATTGTTGGCGATATTTTACACTCACGGGTTGCTAGATCTAATATCTGGAGTTTAACAGCTGCCGGAGCAGAAGTTCACTTAGCAGGTCCGCCAACCCTATTACCAAAACTATTTGCTGACTGGATACCAGAAAATCAGAAAAATTCTCTCATTCCTGAACGTAAATTATTTTTACATTGGGATGTAGAATCTGCTTTACAAGATGCAGATTTTGTGATGACTTTACGGCTACAACGGGAAAGAATGACTCAGCATTTGTTACCAAGTTTACGAGAATATCACCAAAAATATGGTATTACTCGCAATAGATTAAAGTTATGTAAATCAACAGTGAAAGTATTACATCCGGGGCCTGTCAATCGGGGAGTAGAAATTAGTTCTGATTTAATGGATGATTCTGAATTAAGTTTAATTTCTCAACAAGTGACTAGTGGTGTAGCAATTCGGATGGCTTTGCTGTATTTAATTGGTGGAGGAAAGAGTTAGTTTTTCAGACCCCCGACTTCTTCAAGAAGTCGGGGGTCTAGATATTATAATTTTAGGAAGTCTAAACTAATAGTTTCTACCTTTTATGATGAACACTACTTTTGAAAATTTTCTAACTTCTCCAATTAAATATCATCCAAATGACAGTTTTGCTATTACTTTTGCACCTTTATTATTAGAAGAAGTTTACGCTTTAGCCGACGCTCCTGCTAATGGTGCAATAGTAGTAATGAGTGGTATGGTTCGCAATCAAACTGATGGTAAAGCTGTAGTTGCTTTAGAATATCAAGCATATCAACCGATGGCTTTACAAATATTTGCTCAGATAGCAGCAGAGATTCGCAAAAGTTGGACAGATGTAAATCGGGTGGTGATTCATCATCGAATTGGGAAGTTAAAGATTGGTGAAATTAGTGTTTTAGTTGCGGTGGGTTGTCCCCATAGGTCTGAGGCTTTTGCAGCTTGTCAATATGCGATCGATACTTTAAAGCATAACGCACCAATTTGGAAAAAAGAACATTGGGCTGATGGTTCGAGTAGTTGGGTGAGTATTGGTGCTTGTGAACAAACCGGAGAAAATTGCTAGAATTCCCCAGTTTCAAAGGTTGTAGTAACTGAAATTAATCCGCCTTTTTAGTTAAAGTTAATTTTAGCGATCGCATAAATTATTATGATTGATTCAGTTTCTCAAGAAGACAAAAAACTAGCTTTTAAAAGCTTT
This genomic stretch from Phormidium ambiguum IAM M-71 harbors:
- a CDS encoding aspartate carbamoyltransferase catalytic subunit, whose product is MSTIWTRHHIISLADFLPAEYDTVLQTAASFQEVLSRRVKKVPTLQGQVVANLFFEPSTRTRNSFELAAKRLSADTLSFAPATSSLTKGETILDTAKTYLAMGTNIMVIRHREAGVPQAIADEMDRLQSQVSVLNAGDGQHEHPSQALLDLFTICSVLDAKQPRIELLQNKKVTIVGDILHSRVARSNIWSLTAAGAEVHLAGPPTLLPKLFADWIPENQKNSLIPERKLFLHWDVESALQDADFVMTLRLQRERMTQHLLPSLREYHQKYGITRNRLKLCKSTVKVLHPGPVNRGVEISSDLMDDSELSLISQQVTSGVAIRMALLYLIGGGKS
- a CDS encoding PAS domain S-box protein; the encoded protein is MKSALPSNPAKKLEVPYQYFMLSKDAQLAFEDIVQLAAQICRTPMAMINLIDDGKLHFQATVGLELTEIAKNEGLCQICLQERDLVIIADTLNDRRSQDNPAVISYPFARFYAGIPLILSGGEAIGTLAVIDQKPRKITIEQIEALQALARQLISNLELLYTINKSKQSKGKYQSKQTKISVKQDQLTKFFENAPTAVHYLNAKGVIIWANQAILNLLGYSQSEYVSQNIADFYLEKEQLKEIFQKIAVNESNQKNEAKIRCKNGAIKYILIDWHGEWENGKLVKICCLINDITEYKQAALERDRFFTTSLELICIAGFDGYFKQINREFEKTLGYNQVQLLAIPFLNFIHPEDQKATIAVVEQLKQGLPVGDFENRYRCQDGSYKWLSWKSISLIEEGLIYATARDVTAIKRSAIALKEGEERWQLALRGNNDGIWDWNLETNQVFFSARWKEMLGFTDDEISNHLDEWIVRVHPEDFPKVIQAINEHFDKKTLFYINEHRILCKDGSYKWILDRGQALWNDRGEPIRMVGSHTDITERKQAEVLLKERQKSLSQQEELLRKVLNAIPIGVWITDKQGKILQANPAAYQIWGIKKENINLANLNFGLTTPDNLNTNQFKAWWTDTGKAIEFQEWAPYLAINKGEVILNECIDIQRFDRSRKTILNSAIPLKNDGQEIIGAIVVNQDITEQQIVKQALWENQRLFQQIADATPEIIYLYDLIADRNIYVNQQITELLGYSTAKIQQIEGISKKLVHPEDLPKLQANFKRLAEAKDGDVVETEYRMQHANGEWCWLISRDIVFSRTPEGLPHQILGTATDITQRKQAEVELREMSMALANAVEGISRLDSNGYYRSVNKAYAHACGYEPEEMIGMLWQKTLHPEDLEKLTNAYQEMLAKGKVEVEVRGIRKDGSHFYKHLVMVAAYNKEKQFIGHHCFMKDISERMESEQKIREQAALLDIATDAIFVKDINSKILFWSQGAERLYGWTAEEAIGKNADDFLYKNPINHQQIKQALLEKGKWQGELRKVTKNGQDIVVESRWTLVYDETGNPKSILVVNTDITEKKQLEAQFLRAQRMESLGTLASGIAHDLNNILAPILMAVQLLELQLKDERSMRLLPILKSNAKRGAELVKQVLSFGRGIQGDRTILQVRHLVTEIRHIFKETFPKSIELYCDLSAELWTVLGDATQLHQVLMNLCVNARDAMPDGGTLSICAENIMIDENYAKLNIDARVGPYIVVTISDTGMGIPAEIIDRIFEPFFTTKELGKGTGLGLSTVIGIIKSHGGFVNVYSEPKKGTAFKIYLPAIEAQETQQTEETQLPQGSGELILVVDDEAAIRDITITSLETHGYKVISACDGEQAIPTYRQNKDKISVVLLDMMMPNLDGYHTINELQKINPNLKIIAMSGLTANSVNAEATSKQVKGFLSKPFTAEELLVTLQEVLQKKAKKQSNQ
- a CDS encoding molybdenum cofactor biosynthesis protein MoaE; its protein translation is MNTTFENFLTSPIKYHPNDSFAITFAPLLLEEVYALADAPANGAIVVMSGMVRNQTDGKAVVALEYQAYQPMALQIFAQIAAEIRKSWTDVNRVVIHHRIGKLKIGEISVLVAVGCPHRSEAFAACQYAIDTLKHNAPIWKKEHWADGSSSWVSIGACEQTGENC